A window from Hemicordylus capensis ecotype Gifberg chromosome 2, rHemCap1.1.pri, whole genome shotgun sequence encodes these proteins:
- the FAM166B gene encoding protein FAM166B, with translation MATAFAPKVSQLLMTPEPHYIPGYGGHCPHYKFTLGQSYGKLTSQLLTSPEVVRSGQLLLQARRCCPQEREAEGSGGGPAAPFGRHMIPGYTGFIPRAQNHFAKSFSKIAKEARSELARQLGRGAVAAAEAPLQPLRPADSKVGGGSRNVSHGPPPPHPLPLLCQQLLTAKYQTPLEAVPSTNAPRQVPRRAFKPQGSPYAMEDSNPQKYFIPGFTGFIPRAQYLIGASYPVITHRALVEFGQMLRRAGPEPSGSPQGRRALPPLAKTYPTNRGLLPHYKGYVPGYKFQFGHTYGCLTCNALGRSTLEKQAQEALLP, from the exons CTACGGCGGCCACTGTCCCCATTACAAGTTCACGCTGGGCCAGTCATATGGGAAACTGACGTCGCAGCTGCTCACTAGCCCCGAGGTGGTGCGCTcaggccagctgctgctgcaggcccGGCGATGCTGCCCCCAGGAGAGAGAGGCggagggcagtggaggaggaccGGCAGCCCCCTTTGGGCGCCACATGATCCCGGGCTATACAG GCTTCATCCCGCGGGCACAGAACCACTTTGCCAAGAGCTTCAGCAAAATCGCCAAGGAGGCCAGGAGCGAGTTGGCCaggcagctggggaggggagcCGTGGCGGCAGCAGAAGCGCCTTTGCAGCCCCTCAGGCCAGCGGACTCCAag GTTGGGGGGGGCAGCCGTAATGTTTCCCAcggcccacccccgccccaccccttgCCCCTCCTGTGCCAGCAGCTCCTCACCGCCAAGTACCAGACCCCACTGGAAGCCGTGCCCAGCACCAACGCCCCCCGCCAGGTGCCCCGCCGGGCCTTCAAGCCACAGGGCTCCCCCTACGCCATGGAGGACAGCAACCCCCAGAAGTACTTCATTCCAG GCTTCACCGGCTTCATCCCCCGGGCCCAGTATCTGATCGGGGCCAGCTACCCAGTGATCACCCACCGGGCCTTGGTGGAGTTTGGCCAGATGCTCCGGAGAGCCGGGCCAGAGCCTTCAGGGAGCCCCCAAGGCCGCCGagccctcccaccgctggccaaGACCTACCCCACCAACAGGGGCCTCCTGCCCCACTACAAGGGCTACGTGCCAG GTTACAAGTTCCAGTTTGGCCACACCTACGGCTGCCTGACCTGCAATGCCCTGGGCCGGAGCACCCTGGAGAAGCAGGCGCAGGAGGCCCTGCTGCCCTAG